The following is a genomic window from Anopheles aquasalis chromosome 3, idAnoAquaMG_Q_19, whole genome shotgun sequence.
TCATTCGCATACCGTGGAACGCGTGGCGGTGCGCGGTGCACGCACTTTTCCACAACGAtcgccgccgacgacgacagttttcctttcacctgCACCGCAGTGCAGCCGGGAAGGTGGGCCCGCCATGGTGGCGTCTAGAAGGGGGCCGGCCGTGCCAAGACGCCAGATGATTGATCTTAGGTGCGGACAGATCAGTCGTGATGATGCCAACGCGGGATGCCAATGTGGCTTCGGTTTGCCGTGTCCAGCCGGCCCCAGTTGTCATTTCAATTTACCGCTACCGCAGCAATGCGGTCGTCGGGCAGGCTAAACGGAGGCAGCCACGATcggtcgcacgcacgcacgcacgctcgcttAGAGAGCTTGATGCTCATGTTTCGTTTACCCTTCGACACATTCCCAGCTTTGGGAGCACCCGCCGCGGGAGGTGGCTTGTGAGATGGAAGAGGGTGCACCGGATTCTGAGAATCGTACAGTAGTGTGTCGCTGTTTGTGTCGCAATCATTGCTCTCACAATAGCGAATGCTCAAAAGATCGGAAATGTTGGATATACCGGGAGAACTCACAAGCTGCGTCTCCAATTTCCACTTTATTCacgaaattaattatttaaaaaatgtttttttctgaatTTGCGATCTCTGGGATACGCTGGTCGAACATCTAATGTTTGAGTGGGTTTGACGAGGGAAGATTGATGTCCGTTTTGTTGAATATCGTTTAAGATACAAGCAGTTTTAAAGGTTTCCTGTTGGAATACCTTActaagatatttttttaaatcaattttgattgaaaaagaGTTTTATTAAATAACTTTCTTACTAAAACTCTCATTGGTcaatgctcgatcgattgctaTTACTTGAAGTCCTTGATGACGATCAAAACGTGTTATCACCATCTATGTAAGCATCTCTTTACTTAAAAACATGTGACTTAAAAACAAACTTCCAGTAAGTAGTGAAAGCAATCGTCATCCAAGCGactgatttcaatttcaactgTATTCAAAGTACCAGCCTACTTAGCTGCATTCTGAATGCTGACGTCATTATGTTCGGTAACTCCTTGTACTTTCCTCGGTAATCCCAGCGCAGCTACAAAGTATCTCCGCTCACGCTTATTCAAATAATCCAAACTAAAACAATCAGAATTCACAATCCACTGATTTACACCCGATGTTAGAAGGTAAGGTGGGCTTTTCCCACATTATGACGCATCTATGAACGCATAACAAACGTAGAAAGTTGAGTTTCATGTAGGATCGGTTGCCTGCATAACTAATACTATGTGCGAGTGCAGTAGTTCTAAAACATACACTATTATAGTGGTGCCTAGTATCGCAACGACTACACACTAGAACGATGACGCGCTGTACGAACATTTGCACATCACTACTAACATGCTAGTAAAGAACTACTTCTGATTAGCGATGCAGCGTGGAGCCGCGACTTCAATTAAGATTAAAACCAGTTCTAACGACTGAACTGCAGCCGGCTACTTGAGgcaaaatattttttgtttcctgaTTTGCATGATACGAATGATGATGCGAGTAGTGTGAGTACGTGTGTGTTCGAAACGAACTTCCCAGGGCTTTTACACGCCTGACCGGCTCACGGTGCACGCCATCACATGCAGTGCACATCATTGTCTCAGTTACCGTTCGACAGCGTTGATAGGATGATGTGGTCCATGTTGGGCGTGTTGTGCCTTTTGCTAACGATAAGCTCCTACTGTGATGGTAAGTGCAAGCAAGCGATCGACAACTAACCGTATGAAATGTTCACTTTACCGTCGCGTCTTACAGGCTACAGTACGCTGTTCCCCGCCGATCTCGGACTAGCGGATGAAGATGAACCGTTTATGCCGCGAGAACGCGAAGAGTTTGATGGTAAGTAGCCATTTAATATGCGCTAGATATGCCATTCATCCCTTCAATTGACCATCCGTTCCAGATTGTTACACCCGTTACAACCGATACGCTAGAACGGAAGCAGAGTCGCTGGATCCCTTTGAACCGTATCCGGAGCCGCGTGAAAACGGACACGTTGCTGCGATTGGCGTGACCCGGAAACCCGGAAACACGATCGATTGGCTCTGTATGGGTACGTTGATATGGGAACACGTAGTACTCACGACGGCCCACTGTACGATGGTGGAAGGGTAAGCGTGACGTCAGTCTGTaatcttcgatcgattcgattgagttgcactgtttttgtttgcagTAACGCCGAGCCTGATGTAGTGAGGCTAGGAGGGGGTCACTACTTTCCTGATTCGACCATCACTCGTGCTGATAGTGAGCACGTGATTGAGCAGAAGGTCAGTGCCATTGTGAGACATCCTGAATTCGATCCCAGTACCGGTCAGAACGATATTGCGCTTATTAGGCTTGAGCGGCTTATTCGGTAAGTTCGGTGCGCGGATGTGATGACAAATATCAGACGATAATAATTTAGATTCCATTTTCAGTCCAAGTCCCTCGGTGGCTCCagcgtgtgtttggttgtaCAACGATATACCATTTAGCAGGATGGAGTCCGTAGGGCGTTCAACGCTACCGGCAGGTCAGTAGAAGCAAGGTGGCGCGAGTGTTTTTAGTACCAAATCGTGACTTCATCCGCAGAACGTAATGGACCGAAAACCGCGATCATAAACGAAGTGTACCTTCAGAGAAACAAGAACAAGTGCGCAAATCTTGGGACGGGCATCTGTATGGAACGGAACAGGACCAACGACGTGGATGAGTGCTCCGTGAGTAGTCTGTGGAGGTGTCAGTTTATAGGAAGAGCCCACGAATTAAACGGACCATCATTTTGCAGACTGCCGCCCGCGGGGACATCCTACAGAGGCGACTGGTTCACAACTTTGCGTCTTCTCCTTTCCTCGTGGGTCTTCTGGCGCGTCATTCGCCCGACAATGGACGCTGTCCAACGCTCCGATCGTACACGCCAGTGAACCAGTATCGAGATTGGCTGCTGGAAGCAATGCAACAGCTAGAAACAGCGGCCACTCGCTCTTCGTTTCATCCAGTAGCCTGTGCTCTGCGGTACGTTCACGTTCGGCCACGAATCGAGGGACTGCTGTACGAACGTATCGGGGAAATTCCTCGCTTTGGAGTCGGAGTAGAGTCGAATGAGGATCGTTTTATGCAGTACATCGTACAGTTGGTGTGGCCACCGGGTACACCGAATCCACGGAATGATTGCGTCGCGACGTACATCGACCAAAGGACGCTACTGACGTTGGCCGAGTGTGTCCTCCCGGTCAGGCCCACGGCAGTCCGTACGAAAAACCGATATCGTAGCCAGTCGCATGAAATTGCGGACACGGTGGTGCATCCGGAGTACGTGGCCATGAAGCCACGGAACAACATTGCCGTCATCAAGCTGCGGTCCCGTGTCGAGATAGTACCGGCATGCCCTTGGCTGTCACCGGTGCTGCCGGATCGTGTCGACTATACCGGGATTGGAAGAACCAATTTGAACAACTTTATCGCCGATACTCAGGATGAGGACAGTGGTAAGTTGGTGCCTTGGGACTCTAGCAGCTAGTTCCTAATATCGACCTCACGTTCCTCCACAGAATCACGGCATGTGTTCGTACAGCCAGCGGTCACCACACAACCGTGGCCAGTTTGTGGCCACTTCTTGGCGAATCTCGCCGCCCGTAATCAATCCGTACCCGAGTTTACCGAGGATCAGCATCTGTGCTTCGGTGACGAATGGTGGCAGGTGCCCGATGGGTGCTCTCTGCTGCCAGGTGCTCCGGTGCAGCGGTACATTGTCCGAGCCGGAGGTTTTATGAAGTATCTGTTCGGTTTGAGCTTGGCAGGGAAGTTCTGTGGCCTGGGATtgccatcggtggcggtggcggtcgcACCACATGCGGATTGGCTCCGTTCCGTGATCCTAACACCCGACAGTTCTCGCCAGATCGTTGGTTCACCCAAAGGAAGCTCACCACTGATCTTTATCAATCCGGATCTCAAGCGGAGCGACGAGTGCACCGATGGACGAGGATCACTCGGGATTTGTGTTCCACACGAAGAGTGCCGCAGTACCCGGGAGCAGCTACGCAGCGGAGGACGCGTTACACTTTGCACCAACGGTTCCATCATCTGCTGCGCCTGGGGTGATATCGCCCGGGGTCAACCAGCATCGCTGCCACCGGTTAATCCGGTGCAGGCGGAACTGGATGGGTGTGAGGACCGGTACCGGGCAGTGCGTGAGGAGCGATACCGTGGTTTGCAGGAGAGTGAAGACGATTATGGCAATCTGGCCAGTGTGGTACGTACCCCGTTCGGGGTTACCTTCGAtagtggttcctttttttttttttaccgagcTTCCTTTTCCTGTTTCCCTTGCGCTAGGTCGAGATTGGTTGGACGATGCCGGGTGGTAAGATAACGTTCCCTTGCTCCGGATTTCTTATCACACTGCGCAACATCATCACGACGGCTCGCTGTGCCGAAAGCAATGGGCGGAAACCGACGGTGGCCCGCATTGGATCGGTCGGAGCTGGCGATCGGACCAACTATCTGGTGCCACCGGTACGCCGGGTGACGGTACACGATGACTACGATGAGTCGAGCGGATTGCACAACATAGCGCTGATCACGCTGTCCGAGGCGATCACCGCGACACCGTTCGTTTTTCCCAGCTGTTTGTGGAAAAATCAGACGCATCTGCCCGCAAGATCGCAGTTGTTTTTGCTTAGTAAGTAAATGCCACGGAATCGTACGTCAATCGCACGCACACTTTAATCATTTGTCTGTCAAAAAAAACTAGACAACTACGAGCCACGGATTACTACGCACTTTGTGCACCCGATGTACTACAGTGAGTGCCGCGAGCGTCTTGGAGATGCGACGCTGCTGGATGGGCAGATCTGTATGTTGCGTGAATCACCGGAATCCAAGTTCATACTGAGTACGCCATGCTTCTCGACCGGCAGCATTATCATGTGGGAAAACACGACGGCCAATCCGGAAATCATTGACGCAATGTACCTGGTGGGTCTGTACAGTCATGGTGATTGCTTGAAGAACGACGATGTGCAGCTAGTGATTCGAGTGTCGGACTACTACGATTGGATTGTCAGTAACATAAAGTGAAATCAACTGCCAGCCACTGCGAGGGTTCATACTTTGTTATGTTGCAGCAAACCATATCTTTGTAATGTTCAAGCAGTGCTATCGAGGTAATCCCCTCTCTGTAGAGAAATATAAAATATGAAGCTCGTGATATCGCGGAGACGCAAGCCCGAGGTTGTGCCGCACATCGTCCGTTTTTGATTTAATGACCAGAAATCAGCGACTCCTCTAGGTACCAGTCGGGCGGTTGGCGATGCGGTTGATAAGATGGTTGTCGCTTGTCAGCACCCGCAGCAACACGAGCAGCGAGAGATGGGTCCAGCAGCATCCCACCTCCAAGCACAAGGCACCACTGTAGTCCACACCACAACAGTCCGGTTGGGCAGAGTACGATGCGTATCGTCACCGCACTATCACTGACAGCATCTTGCGCATCAATTACTCGCCTTAAAAACGCGCGTAAACTATCGCGCATTTCGCGAACCAAGCAACAGCAGGTCTTCGGTGGGCTTAATCGCTGACCGCAACGCGTTCGCTAGCTGAAGAGCTCCGTAAGTGAACATGGCGCGCTTGCGTTCGCTTTAGCTCGTGGATGGTGCAGGCCCGTTGATAAGCATCTGCCGGTCCGGGGGGCTAGTTAGACGTAGTCCGCGCCGTGGTGGTTGGAAAAGttgttttgcagcaaaaaaaaaaacaacaacacaaaagcaCAGGCCAATCATCGGGCGAACGTGGAGCAACAGGCAGAGGGTGTTAGAGTCGCGTCTTCTGCCCTTCGATGCTGTCGCCAGGCCGAGGATTTATATCTCTCTTGTCGCATAGAGCGATGCGGCCCTCTCCCCTGTTTGGCCGCATGAAGCATATATGCCGCGATCGCTTATCGATGATAAGATCGAATGGTATGAGcacgcgcgcgagcgagcagagagTAGGCTTTTTGCACCGTCAGCCGCTTCTAATCATGCCTCGTAGATTCGCGAGCATAttcgccggtgtcggtgcgcaTAGAATCCTCCCCCTGGGGACAAGGATTTCATCATGGATGTGGCTATCTAATTTGACCATCGCGTGCAGTTGGCAGCAGCCACTGTTTTCGTCTTCTTACGCGCCCGATGCGTTgagatgcaaaaaaggggggaaaaggagACACATCAAAGTGCCCTGAGGTGCCGCCTATGTTTCACTTAATTAAGCCGTAACGCTGACAACAACCGTTGCCGTTGTGACAGGACTGtaggggtgctgctgctgcattaagGTCTTCCGTAAGGTAATCGGACGcattgaaaagcactctgattTATCTAGTTtagtaatttaaattaaacagtTGTTTAGAAATAATTTAGAAACAAATCGTAACGAACCGAAACTGTTGAGAAAACATGCAGTGTCCTCTCTACCTGCATCACCGTAGGGGTTTTGCTACCCGCTTGTCGAACCAAAAGGGGTAGCTGTGTGACCGTTGTGAGGCTCTGTTTCATCCCCTGCGTGCGTTCTAAAAATAGATGGTCTTCTACGCCGAAAGGGGTGCGTGTTGAGAGAAGCATCTTAAATTTTCATGCGTGCGTTTCGGGCTCGCTCTCGCTAGCAATCACCAGAACAAGCGTGTCAGGAGCGAAGGTATATAAGCACTCGGACCAACTCTCGATCTTCGGGGGTGTGTGTCCACGTCGTATGTGATGGCACGATAACTGAACATTGATCGCTCCAAAACAGAGTTTAGTTTGCAGATCTGTCCAGTGGCTCTTGCGTCACATTTCTAATAATGGTAGTCTTTACTCTCTCCTCTGGTGTCATCGGTGATCTCTCGCTTGCACAGCGACGGGCCGTACGCACGATTGATGTCTCATCTGTGACACCAGATACTACCGCTCATTTCGAAATTAGTTGTAACTGTAATTTACGTACAAGTTAGCTTAGCTTCGGATTAAAATTACATTGTTCAGAACGCTTCCATATCACTCGGGCACTGCCGAGCAGTTGGCCCATTCTTTTTGTTGCATGGTGGCGTCTCCATTAAGCTTCTGCATTGCAAAgagagctttttttttaccattttgatTGAACAAACATTTGGTAAACGTTGACGAGAATGTATTATGGACGTTTATCAGATGATATTTCGATAAGAAATTTATATTGTGACAAaagttgtttaattaaaatatatcTTTAAAGCTCACGTTATTGACAACAGTTTAAAAGTGTTTTTCATTATTGTAACAAGGTCAATTACTTCTACTTTTGATTGCGATTTACGAGAGAAAAGTCGATTAATTTCATATTGTAATACACAACACGTTTTTCAAAGTGCATTCATAGTCTCTTCATAGTAAAGGAAACCTATCAGGAGTCttacttttaatttaataacattcgttgatggaaaacatgattttttggAAAGGTTTTTAGGAAAGGTTTTGAATAGTTTTTAAAGAACATAGTCCAATAACATAGCATTTCACGACAAAAGAGACTAAAAAACATCCTTTTACAGACAAAAACACGTTTCTCTTTTGTCGGTTAGAGAGAGCCCATTGCTTCattagtttttcttttagtttCGGAACAATAATCCTCAAAAACGCTTGTCATGTGTTACAAAACGCACCATATTTCTGCAATGAACAACTACTTAGAATTCATTTCTACTAATCCTGAGAGTAGTTTGATTTTATGAAGATTTACATCCAGAGAAGAAGGTGCACAATTTTGATCAAAGAACTTAAATGCTGGTAGCAACAACGAACCTATTAAACACTTTTTTCACAAACACCATTATATCCTTCGTTATTCCTGATTTTCGCAAAGCATTTCACCGGTTCGATATCCCAAAACATGTTCCTCTACCGATTGTTGTTGTAGCTGAAATCAGTGCAGTGCAATACGGCAACCCCCCAAAACATGACACTTACCTTTCGGTGGCGAACGGACGCTCAGGTCGACAGGCTCTAGCTGGACTGGTGGGCCCTCTGCCTACAGAAGACGAACAAAAAACGGcacaaaaagagaaagcaaacaaaaacggttGTTAGGTTAATTGTGCTAAATCGATTGGACGCTGCAAGTGgacgcgcgggcgcgcgcgcgataaaTTTATTGATCGCCATTAAGGCGCTTGTTGGTGGTTCGCTTCGTGCTGAACCGTATCGCTCCCATTTGGCACCATTCTAGGGACACACCCAGATGAcaatcatccccccccccccccaaaagaccCGCACTCGTTCGTCGACCACCGAAGCAACCCTACGGTGCGTGGGAACAACCCAATTATCGGgcacgttttattttttgcttcacCAAACCCCAACCCCCCTCGACAGTTCGTGCAAACGGCGCAACTTCCTCGCTCACGGTCCACATCACGGCCTTGTGGCTCTGCCCGGGCGCAAAATATGGTTCACCGTTttgagagaagaagaaggagggcCACTCCTCCTCCCGTGGAACTCCCGGATCCTCGAGCAAATAGCGTTTGTGCGTCGTCGAATCgatctagagagagagagggaggacgatgacgacctcTAAGCTGTGGCTGGTCGCGGCCAGGCCTAACCCAAAACGTTCACACGCCTCCGAAGACGGCTCCCGCGAGCTCCTAACCGTCTTCAAACCGTTCGTTTGCGTCGTGGTTCGCGTGACTCCCGCGTTGGCGCCTTCCTAGGCCATTCGCCGGCGACCTGGAAAACGGTTTCGAAGGAAACGAACCTCCCGCGTTTCGGGTCGCGTTTCGGATCGGGCCTGGATCCTCCGCCCGTTCAAGGCGTTGTACCAGATGATACTGTTGACGTTCAATAAATGTTTCATGATCCGATGGCGCGGTTGCTACCCTTAGCCTAAGGAGCCCTTAGCTCATCTCCACCCCAAACCGACGACGgtttcgtcttcttctcgATGGTCTCGATTTGTGTCT
Proteins encoded in this region:
- the LOC126576449 gene encoding uncharacterized protein LOC126576449 — its product is MQCTSLSQLPFDSVDRMMWSMLGVLCLLLTISSYCDGYSTLFPADLGLADEDEPFMPREREEFDDCYTRYNRYARTEAESLDPFEPYPEPRENGHVAAIGVTRKPGNTIDWLCMGTLIWEHVVLTTAHCTMVEGNAEPDVVRLGGGHYFPDSTITRADSEHVIEQKVSAIVRHPEFDPSTGQNDIALIRLERLIRPSPSVAPACVWLYNDIPFSRMESVGRSTLPAERNGPKTAIINEVYLQRNKNKCANLGTGICMERNRTNDVDECSTAARGDILQRRLVHNFASSPFLVGLLARHSPDNGRCPTLRSYTPVNQYRDWLLEAMQQLETAATRSSFHPVACALRYVHVRPRIEGLLYERIGEIPRFGVGVESNEDRFMQYIVQLVWPPGTPNPRNDCVATYIDQRTLLTLAECVLPVRPTAVRTKNRYRSQSHEIADTVVHPEYVAMKPRNNIAVIKLRSRVEIVPACPWLSPVLPDRVDYTGIGRTNLNNFIADTQDEDSESRHVFVQPAVTTQPWPVCGHFLANLAARNQSVPEFTEDQHLCFGDEWWQVPDGCSLLPGAPVQRYIVRAGGFMKYLFGLSLAGKFCGLGLPSVAVAVAPHADWLRSVILTPDSSRQIVGSPKGSSPLIFINPDLKRSDECTDGRGSLGICVPHEECRSTREQLRSGGRVTLCTNGSIICCAWGDIARGQPASLPPVNPVQAELDGCEDRYRAVREERYRGLQESEDDYGNLASVVEIGWTMPGGKITFPCSGFLITLRNIITTARCAESNGRKPTVARIGSVGAGDRTNYLVPPVRRVTVHDDYDESSGLHNIALITLSEAITATPFVFPSCLWKNQTHLPARSQLFLLNNYEPRITTHFVHPMYYSECRERLGDATLLDGQICMLRESPESKFILSTPCFSTGSIIMWENTTANPEIIDAMYLVGLYSHGDCLKNDDVQLVIRVSDYYDWIVSNIK